DNA from Amycolatopsis sp. DSM 110486:
CGATCAGCCGCGCGCCGCGGACCTCGGCGTTCCCGTGCAGGTCAGCGCCGCAGAAGGGCGCACGCGCCACGAGGTGGCACGCCTGCTTCTCGAACAGGGCCCGATGACCGCCGTGGTGGTCGCGGAGCAGCTCGGCATCAGCCCCACGGCCGTCCGCAGGCACCTCGACGCACTGGTGGCCGACGGCGAGGCCGAGACCCGCGACGCGCCCCGGCGCGGTCCGCGCGGGCGCGGGCGCCCGGCCAAGTTCTTCCTGCTCACCGAGTCGGGCCGCGCCCGGTTCGGGCACGCCTACGACGACCTCGCGGTTTCGGCCATCCGGTTCCTCGCCGAGCACGCCGGCCCCGACGCCGTGCGCGCCTTCGCCGAGAGCCGCGTCGACGCGCTGGTGGGCCCGCACCGCTCCGCCATCACCGGTTCGAGTGATCCCGCGGAGCGCGCCGAGGCCCTGGCCGCGGCCCTGACCAGGGAGGGCTACGCTGCGTCGACCCGCCAGGTCGGTGTCGGTGAACAGCTGTGCCAGCACCACTGCCCGGTCGCGCACGTCGCGGCTGAGTTCCCGCAGCTGTGCGAGGCCGAGACCGAGGCGTTCGCCCGGCTGCTCGGCACCCACGTGCAGCGGCTGGCGACGATCGCACGCGGCGACAACGCGTGCACCACACACGTACCCGCCGTGACGACGGGTATCCCGGCCCTTCCCGAGCCGGACAGCACCAGGCCCTCCGGGACGACCGAGGCGGTTGCGGCGACGCAGCCGGCGCGGGCGGCCCAGGGGCGTACAGCACGGATCCCGAATGGAGGGAAACCCGCATGACTGCCGCTGCCGAGCAGCGCACTCCCACCACCGCGCCACTGAGCCAGGAAGAGACCATCGAGTCCCTTGGCAAGTACGCGTTCGGCTGGGCCGACTCCGACGAAGCGGGCGCCAGCGCCCGTCGCGGACTGAACGAGGATGTCGTCACCGACATCTCCGGGAAGAAGTCCGAGCCGGAGTGGATGCGCGACGCCCGCTTGAAGGCGCTCAAGCTCTTCGAGCTGAAGCCGATGCCCAACTGGGGCGCCGACCTCTCCGGGATCGACTTCGACAACATCAAGTACTTCGTGCGGTCCAGCGAGAAGCAGGCCACCAGCTGGGAAGAGCTGCCCGAGGACATCAAGAACACCTACGACAAGCTCGGCATCCCCGAGGCGGAGAAGCAGCGCCTCGTCGCCGGTGTCGCCGCGCAGTACGAGTCCGAGGTCGTCTACCACTCCATCCGCGAGGACCTGGAGGCCCAGGGCGTGCTGTTCCTGGACACCGACACCGCGCTCAAGGAGCACCCGGAGCTCTTCCAGGAGTACTTCGGTTCCGTGATCCCGGCCGGGGACAACAAGTTCTCCGCGCTGAACACGGCGGTGTGGTCCGGCGGCTCGTTCATCTACGTGCCCAAGGGCGTGAAGGTGGACATCCCGCTGCAGGCCTACTTCCGGATCAACACCGAGAACATGGGCCAGTTCGAGCGCACGCTGATCATCGTCGACGAAGACGCCTACGTGCACTACGTCGAGGGTTGCACCGCGCCGATCTACCAGTCCGACTCGCTGCACTCGGCGGTCGTGGAGATCATCGTGAAGAAGGGCGGCCGCTGCCGCTACACGACGATCCAGAACTGGTCGAACAACGTCTACAACCTGGTCACCAAGCGCGCCAAGTGCGAAGAGGGCGCGACCATGGAATGGATCGACGGCAACATCGGTTCCAAGGTCACCATGAAGTACCCGTCGGTCTTCCTCATGGGTGAGCACGCCAAGGGCGAGGTCCTCTCGGTCGCGTTCGCGGGCGAGGGCCAGCACCAGGACGCGGGCGCCAAGATGGAGCACCTTGCGCCGCACACCTCCTCGACCATCGTGTCGAAGTCGGTGGCGCGCGGCGGCGGCCGGACCTCCTACCGCGGCCTGGTCCGCGTCGCGAAGCGGGCGCACCACTCGCGCTCCAGCGTGGTCTGCGACGCACTGCTGGTCGACACGATCTCGCGCTCGGACACCTACCCGTACGTGGACATCCGCAACGACGAGGTGTCCATGGGCCACGAGGCCACGGTGTCCAAGGTCAGCGAAGAGCAGCTGTTCTACCTGATGTCGCGCGGTCTCGACGAGGCCGAGGCGATGGCGATGATCGTGCGCGGGTTCGTGGAGCCCATCGCGCGTGAGCTGCCGATGGAGTACGCGCTCGAGCTGAACCGCCTGATCGAGCTCCAGATGGAAGGGTCCGTCGGCTAGTCATGTCGGTTACCGAGAACAACGTTTCCGAGGCACTGCGCGAGGGAGCGGTCATTCCGGCCGCTTCCCGCGCGGAGCGCTTCACTTCCTACGACGTCGAGGCCTTCGAGGTCCCCGGCGGACGTGAGGAGAACTGGCGCTTCACCCCGATGAAGCGCCTGCGCGGCCTCCACGACGGCACGGCCGTCGCCTCCGGCGAGATCACGCTCGAAGCCGACGCCGCGCCCGAGTTGACGATCGAGACCGTCGGCCGAGACGACTCGCGGCTGGGCCAGGCCGGTGTGCCGAGCGACCGGATCGCCGCCCAGGCGTACTCCTCGTTCCAGAAGGCAACCGTCGTGACGGTGCCCAAGGAGACGAAGGCGTCGAAGCCGTCGGTGCTGCGCATCCACGGCCCGGGTGCGGGTTTGGTCTCCTACGGGCACCTGCAGGTCCGCGCCGAGGCGTTCGCCGAAGCCGTCGTCGTGCTCGACCACGTCGGCTCCGGCACCTACGCCGACAACGTCGAGTTCGTCATCGGCGACGGCGCCAAGGTCACCGTGGTCAGCGTCCAGGACTGGGCCGACGACGCGGTGCACGTCTCCGAGCAGCACCTCAAGCTGGGCCGCGACGCCGCGCTGCGGCACACCGTGATCACCCTGGGCGGTGACCTGGTCCGCGTCTCGCCGACGGCGACCTTCGCCGACAAGGGTGGCGACGTCGACATGCTCGGCGTCTATTTCGCGGACGGCGGCCAGCACCAGGAGCACCGCCTCTTCGTCGACCACGCGGTGCCGAACTGCAAGTCGCGAGTGGGCTACAAGGGCGCGCTGCAGGGCGAGGGCGCGCACACGGTATGGATCGGCGACGTGCTGATCCGCGCCGCGGCCGAGGCCACCGACACCTACGAGTTCAACCGCAACCTGGTGCTCACACCCGGGGCGCGCGCGGACTCCGTGCCGAACCTGGAGATCGAGACCGGCGAGATCGAAGGCGCCGGCCACGCGAGCGCGACGGGAAGGTTCGACGACGAGCAGTTGTTCTACCTCCAGTCGCGCGGAATCGCGGAGGAGGCGGCGCGGCGGTTGGTCGTCCGCGGGTTCTTCCACGAGATCCTGGTGAAGATCGACGTGCCCGAGGTGCGCGAGCGCCTCGAAGCCGCGATCGAGGCCGAGCTCGAAGCCGTTGGCGCCTGACCCCGTCCACCGCAGACTTTAGGAAACGAAGAATGGCTACCCTGGAAATCAAGGACCTGCACGCCTCGGTCAACACCGACGAAGGCGCCAAGGAGATCCTCAAGGGCGTGAACCTGACGATCAAGTCGGGCGAGACCCACGCGATCATGGGCCCCAACGGCTCTGGCAAGTCCACCCTGTCCTACGCGATCGCCGGCCACCCGAAGTACCAGGTGACCTCCGGCGAGGTGCTGCTGGACGGCGAGAACGTGCTCGAGATGACCGTGGACGAGCGCGCCCGCGCCGGCCTGTTCCTGGCCATGCAGTACCCCGTCGAGGTGCCCGGCGTCTCGATGTCCAACTTCCTCCGCACCGCGGCCACCGCGGTCCGTGGCGAGGCCCCCAAGCTGCGCCACTGGGTCAAGGAGGTCAAGGAGGAGATGGGCAAGCTCGAGATCTCGCAGGAGTTCGCCGAGCGCTCCGTGAACGAGGGCTTCTCCGGCGGCGAGAAGAAGCGCCACGAGATCCTGCAGCTGACGCTGCTCAAGCCGAAGATCGCCATCCTCGACGAGACCGACTCCGGGCTCGACGTCGACGCGCTGCGCGTGGTTTCCGAGGGCGTCAACCAGTACAAGGCTTCGAGCGAGGTCGGCGTCATGCTGATCACGCACTACACCCGCATCCTCCGGCACATCACCCCGGACTTCGTGCACGTCTTCGCCGACGGGCGCATCGTCGAGTCCGGTGGCAAGGAGCTCGCCGACGAGCTGGAGGAGAACGGCTACGTGAAGTACGTGGGCAAGGCCGAGCCCGCCGCACTCTGAGTTTCCGCACAGTTCGCGAGCACCACGAGAAGTTCCCGACTACACCGAGAGGAGTTGGCTCGATGACCACCACGGCTTCGAACAGCCCGACCAACTCTGTTCCCCTTGACGTGGCGGCACTGCGTGCCGACTTCCCGATCCTGTCCCGCACCGTGCGCGACGGGAAACCCTTGGTGTACCTGGACTCCGGCGCGACCTCGCAGCGGCCGACGCAGGTCCTCGACGCCGAGCGCGCGTTCCTCGAGAACTCCAACGCCGCCGTGCACCGCGGTGCGCACCAGCTCGCCGAGGAGGCCACCGACGCCTACGAGTCCGCCCGCGCGCGGATCGCCGAGTTCGTCGGTGCCTCCCCGGAGGAGCTCGTGTTCACCAAGAACGCCACCGAGGGCATCAACCTCGTGGCGTACGCGATGAGCAACGCGAGCACGGCCGGCCCGGAGTCCGAGCGGTTCAAGGTCGGGCCCGGCGACGAGATCGTGATCACCGAGATGGAGCACCACGCGAACCTCGTGCCCTGGCAGCAGCTGTGCCAGCGCACCGGGGCCACGCTGAAGTGGTTCAAGGTGACGCCCGAAGGCCGGCTCGACCTGTCGGAGATCGACGAGCTGATCACGCCGCGCACCAAGCTGGTCGCCTTCGCGCACCAGTCCAACGTGCTCGGCACGATCAACCCGGTCGACGTGCTCGTGGCCAAGGCCAAGTCGGTCGGCGCGCTGACCGTGCTCGACGCGTGCCAGTCGGTGCCCCACGGGGTGTACGGCCAGGGCAACGTCGACTTCGGCGCGCTGGGCGTGGACTTCGCGGCGTTCTCCGGGCACAAGATGCTGGCGCCGTCCGGCATCGGCGTGCTCTACGGGCGCAGCGAGCTGCTCGAAGCGATGCCGCCGTTCCTCACGGGCGGGTCGATGATCGAGCTGGTCCGCATGGAGGGCTCCACGTTCGCCCCGCCGCCGCAGCGGTTCGAGGCCGGCGTGCCGATGACGTCGCAGGCCATCGGCCTCGGTGCGGCCGTCGACTACCTCTCGGCGATCGGCATGGAGCGCATCGCGGCCCACGAGCACCTGCTCACCGAGCACGCGCTCGCCGGGATCAGCGCCATCGACGGCGTCCGCATCATCGGGCCGACCGACATGGCCGACCGCGGCGGCGCGGTGTCGTTCGTGATCGACGGCGTGCACCCGCACGACGCCGGCCAGGTGCTCGACAGCCTGGGCATCGCCGTGCGCGTGGGCCACCACTGCGCGTGGCCGCTGCACCGGGCGTGCTCCGCGCAGGCCACCGTGCGCGCCACGTTCTACCTCTACAACACACTGTCCGAAGTGGACGCTCTCGTCGACGGGATCCGCGAGGCGCAGAAGTTCTTCGGGGTCGCGAAGTGAACCTCGAGAGCATGTACCAGGAGATCATCCTGGACCACTACAAGCACCCGCACGGGCGTGGCTTGAGCGACCCGTACGACGCCGAGTCGTTCCAGGTCAACCCGACCTGCGGCGACGAGGTGACGCTGCGTGTGAAGCTCACGGACGGCAAGGTCGAGCAGGTGTCGTACGAGGGGCAGGGCTGCTCGATCAGCCAGGCCTCCACGTCGGTGCTGACCGACCTCGTCACCGGCCACACCGTGGAGGAGGCGTTCACCACCATGGACGCCTTCGTGGAACTGATGCAGGGCAGGGGCAAGGTCGAGCCCGACGAGGACGTGCTGGAGGACGGCATCGCGTTCGCCGGCGTCGCCAAGTACCCGGCGCGCGTGAAGTGCGCCCTCCTCGGTTGGATGGCGTTCAAGGACGCCGTGGCCCGCACCACCACAGGAGCTGAGAAGGCATGAGCGAAGAGACCGTGGCCCCGGAGGCCGACCCTCGCGAAGGGCGCACCGCCGCGGACCTGCCGGAGCAGACGGCGTCGTCGGTGCCCGCCGACGTCGCCAAGATCGAGGACATCGAAGAGGCGATGCGCGACGTCGTGGACCCCGAACTCGGGATCAACGTCGTCGACCTCGGCCTGGTGTACGACATCCGCGTGGAGAAGGACAACTCGGCCACGCTGGACATGACGCTCACGTCGGCGGCCTGCCCGCTCACCGACGTGATCGAAGACCAGACCTCCGCGGCGCTGACCTCCGGCGGCCTCGTGAGCGACTTCCGGATCAACTGGGTCTGGATGCCGCCGTGGGGCCCGGAAAAGATCACCGACGACGGCCGCGAGCAGCTGCGTGCGCTCGGGTTCACCGTCTGAGCTTTTTCGAAGGAACAGGCCACTCCGCTCGCAGCGGGGTGGCCTGTTCTGCGTTGAGGGTTGTATAACGAGCTATACAGCACCGATCGATTCGACGTACCAAGGTGCCTCGCGCTCGGGGGCAAAGCGGCTCCAGAGCCCAACGGCCTCGGCCAGCGACGTGCGGCGGTCGACGTGCAGGGCCGCGAGCCGGGGGAGTGGCGCGCCCGAGACGAGCAGGTGGTCGAGCTGGGCGCGGGAGAGGCCGAGCACCCGCAGGTGCCGCAGCTCGCCGAGCCGCTCCAGGCCGGTCACGTCGACGCCGCTGACGTCCAGGTGCACCAGGCTCGGCAGGGCGGCGAGCCGGGCCAGGTCGACGGAATGGTCGAGCACCTTCAGCTCCAGGCGCCACAGCCGGTGCCCGGCGAAGGCGGCCAAGTCGACTTCGCCTGCTTCGACGGACAGGGCCTCCAGCGCCGGCAGTTGGGTGAGGCCGCCGGTGACGCGGGCGGCGCGGTTGATGCTCACCTCGCGCAGCGTCGGGAAGCCTTGCAGCACATCGAGGTTCACGGTGCCGGCGTCGTTGAGGTAGAGCTGCTGCACGAGAGGCTGGTCGGCGACGTCGTGCGCGCGCTCGATGCCCGAGCCGGTGACGACCTCGGAGTGGCTGCGGAAGGGGCTGTCGCGCAAGGAAACCTCGGGTTCGAGGAACACTTCGTCTTCGTAGTCCTCGTACCGGTTCTCGCGCAGCGCCTCGACGACCTCGGTGAGCATCGCCGTGACCGACGGCGCGACGTAGCGCAGCGGGCCGTGGACATCGCGGCCGTACTCCACGACCTGGCCGGCGCGGCCGTTCGGCGCGGGGTCGAGGTCGGTGAACAGGAAGTTCATCGCGCGGTCGCTGCCGAAGGTGACCCACCAGTCGTTGCGGGACAAGCGTTTCACGTGCCCGAACGGCAGCGGCTCGAACACCACGCCGGTGTCGGACACCGAGTCTTCCCAGCCGTAGGAACCCGGCAGGCCTTAGGTGTAGTCGGAGACCACCTGGTCGAGGTCGTTGCAGGAGTACGGGCCGAGCAGGCCGACCTGCTCGGGATCGCCGTCGGCCACGCGGTAGAGCGCGCGCAGGTCTTCCGGCAGCCGCGCGCCGATGCGCGCCTCGGCGGCCGCGATGTCCTCCTCCGTGCGCCCGGCGGGCCACGGCGGCGCCTGGCCCTTGATCCGCGTGTAGTGCGCACCGAACTCCTCGCACAGCCGCGTGACCTCGGCGAGCACCGCCGGGTCCGTCGGCGCTCCGGTGGGCGCGGCGGCGGCCGGGCGGAGCAGGCCGGGCCGGGGGTGGCCCGGGTAGCGGAAGTTCTCGTCGAACACGAGCCAGCCGTCGCCGACAGGGGACAGCGCGCCACCCGCGGCGAAGGTGTAGCTGCCATCCGGGCGCAGCCGCAGCTCGTACGCGCCGGCAGGCGCGTCGAAGAGGCTTCGCAGGCTGCTGCCGCTGATCCGCAGCCACTTACGGGTGGGCGTCCAGGCGTCGAGGGCCAGCGAGCCGCCAGTGGCGCGCACCTGCAGCACGGCTTCTTCGGCGCCGGCGGCGGAACGCAGTGCGGTCGCCAGGTCGCGGGCGGCCTCGTCGAAATCCATGGTGGTGAAGCTAGCGCGAAGGTCCGACGAAAACCGGATCCGGGTGCTATGACTGGCCTATGACCGAACCGGACAACGAGCGGGAACCCCGGCGGGGCCAGGCCGTCGCGGCGGTGGCGATCGCGGTTGTGGCCTTCATGCTGGTCGTGGCGACCTGGATCGCGTGGTTGCTGGTGCGGCCCAGGATGGAGGCGGGGCCGGTGTACCCGATCGTGGGGCAGGTGTTCCTGCTCGTGCTGGGGGCGCTGTTCTTCGTCGGGCTGCTGGCCGGGGTGCTGGCGATCGTGCTGGGCCTGACCGGCGGTGGGCGCGAATACGGGGGCGACGTGGCTCGCGCCGGCGTGCTGCTGGGCGTGGTCACGTGCGTGGTCGCGCTCGGCGGGGCGGTCGCGTTCGCGGTCAATCCACTGTGGACTTCGACGGTGGCCAACTTCGACATCGGGACCCTCGGCAACCCCTTCGGCCGGTGACGGTCCTCAAGTCGATCGCGCTGTTCGTCGCCGCGGCGGTGCTGGAGATCGGCGGCGCGTGGCTTATCTGGCAGGGCGTGCGCGAGCACCGCGGCTGGGCGTGGATCGGCGGTGGCATCGTGGCGCTCGGGCTCTACGGATTCGTCGCCACGCTGCAGCCCGACGCGCACTTCGGCCGCATCCTCGCTGCCTACGGCGGGGTTTTCGTGGCGGGCTCGCTGGCCTGGGGTGTGGTGGCCGACGGCTACCGGCCCGACCGGTTCGACGTGATCGGCGCGCTGCTGTGCCTGGCGGGCGTCGCGGTGATCATGTACGCGCCGCGAACCGGGTAACGCTCGCACAACGCCCACGATAGATCAACGTGACCGAACCCGACTTTCCGCCGCCGCCTGCTCCGGTGCAGGTCAAGCGGCGGTTCTCGCCGCCGCTGGCGATCTTCCTGGTGTTCGCGGTCGCCGGCGCCGTGGCCGGCGCGATC
Protein-coding regions in this window:
- a CDS encoding helix-turn-helix transcriptional regulator, which encodes MKKNGTREREVCEELGDQPRAADLGVPVQVSAAEGRTRHEVARLLLEQGPMTAVVVAEQLGISPTAVRRHLDALVADGEAETRDAPRRGPRGRGRPAKFFLLTESGRARFGHAYDDLAVSAIRFLAEHAGPDAVRAFAESRVDALVGPHRSAITGSSDPAERAEALAAALTREGYAASTRQVGVGEQLCQHHCPVAHVAAEFPQLCEAETEAFARLLGTHVQRLATIARGDNACTTHVPAVTTGIPALPEPDSTRPSGTTEAVAATQPARAAQGRTARIPNGGKPA
- the sufB gene encoding Fe-S cluster assembly protein SufB; protein product: MTAAAEQRTPTTAPLSQEETIESLGKYAFGWADSDEAGASARRGLNEDVVTDISGKKSEPEWMRDARLKALKLFELKPMPNWGADLSGIDFDNIKYFVRSSEKQATSWEELPEDIKNTYDKLGIPEAEKQRLVAGVAAQYESEVVYHSIREDLEAQGVLFLDTDTALKEHPELFQEYFGSVIPAGDNKFSALNTAVWSGGSFIYVPKGVKVDIPLQAYFRINTENMGQFERTLIIVDEDAYVHYVEGCTAPIYQSDSLHSAVVEIIVKKGGRCRYTTIQNWSNNVYNLVTKRAKCEEGATMEWIDGNIGSKVTMKYPSVFLMGEHAKGEVLSVAFAGEGQHQDAGAKMEHLAPHTSSTIVSKSVARGGGRTSYRGLVRVAKRAHHSRSSVVCDALLVDTISRSDTYPYVDIRNDEVSMGHEATVSKVSEEQLFYLMSRGLDEAEAMAMIVRGFVEPIARELPMEYALELNRLIELQMEGSVG
- the sufD gene encoding Fe-S cluster assembly protein SufD is translated as MSVTENNVSEALREGAVIPAASRAERFTSYDVEAFEVPGGREENWRFTPMKRLRGLHDGTAVASGEITLEADAAPELTIETVGRDDSRLGQAGVPSDRIAAQAYSSFQKATVVTVPKETKASKPSVLRIHGPGAGLVSYGHLQVRAEAFAEAVVVLDHVGSGTYADNVEFVIGDGAKVTVVSVQDWADDAVHVSEQHLKLGRDAALRHTVITLGGDLVRVSPTATFADKGGDVDMLGVYFADGGQHQEHRLFVDHAVPNCKSRVGYKGALQGEGAHTVWIGDVLIRAAAEATDTYEFNRNLVLTPGARADSVPNLEIETGEIEGAGHASATGRFDDEQLFYLQSRGIAEEAARRLVVRGFFHEILVKIDVPEVRERLEAAIEAELEAVGA
- the sufC gene encoding Fe-S cluster assembly ATPase SufC codes for the protein MATLEIKDLHASVNTDEGAKEILKGVNLTIKSGETHAIMGPNGSGKSTLSYAIAGHPKYQVTSGEVLLDGENVLEMTVDERARAGLFLAMQYPVEVPGVSMSNFLRTAATAVRGEAPKLRHWVKEVKEEMGKLEISQEFAERSVNEGFSGGEKKRHEILQLTLLKPKIAILDETDSGLDVDALRVVSEGVNQYKASSEVGVMLITHYTRILRHITPDFVHVFADGRIVESGGKELADELEENGYVKYVGKAEPAAL
- a CDS encoding cysteine desulfurase — protein: MTTTASNSPTNSVPLDVAALRADFPILSRTVRDGKPLVYLDSGATSQRPTQVLDAERAFLENSNAAVHRGAHQLAEEATDAYESARARIAEFVGASPEELVFTKNATEGINLVAYAMSNASTAGPESERFKVGPGDEIVITEMEHHANLVPWQQLCQRTGATLKWFKVTPEGRLDLSEIDELITPRTKLVAFAHQSNVLGTINPVDVLVAKAKSVGALTVLDACQSVPHGVYGQGNVDFGALGVDFAAFSGHKMLAPSGIGVLYGRSELLEAMPPFLTGGSMIELVRMEGSTFAPPPQRFEAGVPMTSQAIGLGAAVDYLSAIGMERIAAHEHLLTEHALAGISAIDGVRIIGPTDMADRGGAVSFVIDGVHPHDAGQVLDSLGIAVRVGHHCAWPLHRACSAQATVRATFYLYNTLSEVDALVDGIREAQKFFGVAK
- the sufU gene encoding Fe-S cluster assembly sulfur transfer protein SufU — translated: MNLESMYQEIILDHYKHPHGRGLSDPYDAESFQVNPTCGDEVTLRVKLTDGKVEQVSYEGQGCSISQASTSVLTDLVTGHTVEEAFTTMDAFVELMQGRGKVEPDEDVLEDGIAFAGVAKYPARVKCALLGWMAFKDAVARTTTGAEKA
- a CDS encoding metal-sulfur cluster assembly factor, with the protein product MSEETVAPEADPREGRTAADLPEQTASSVPADVAKIEDIEEAMRDVVDPELGINVVDLGLVYDIRVEKDNSATLDMTLTSAACPLTDVIEDQTSAALTSGGLVSDFRINWVWMPPWGPEKITDDGREQLRALGFTV
- a CDS encoding SMI1/KNR4 family protein; translated protein: MDFDEAARDLATALRSAAGAEEAVLQVRATGGSLALDAWTPTRKWLRISGSSLRSLFDAPAGAYELRLRPDGSYTFAAGGALSPVGDGWLVFDENFRYPGHPRPGLLRPAAAAPTGAPTDPAVLAEVTRLCEEFGAHYTRIKGQAPPWPAGRTEEDIAAAEARIGARLPEDLRALYRVADGDPEQVGLLGPYSCNDLDQVVSDYT
- a CDS encoding YnfA family protein, yielding MTVLKSIALFVAAAVLEIGGAWLIWQGVREHRGWAWIGGGIVALGLYGFVATLQPDAHFGRILAAYGGVFVAGSLAWGVVADGYRPDRFDVIGALLCLAGVAVIMYAPRTG